The following coding sequences lie in one Candidatus Limnocylindria bacterium genomic window:
- a CDS encoding ATP-binding protein has protein sequence MYQPQTQTRPAAPAGAASAMHPEMPAIPLPPEPQTVEQTGLTLGFLADLALKTLYLRGQMSMAELASALGLSIQGVTDKIMDFLKTERLVEIRGGAGISSASYQFVIVDRGSEKAQEALQRSQYVGKAPVPLATYIAAVQRQSISNIHVTPEDLARAFAHMVIPRETLAQLGPAVNSGKSIFLFGPPGNGKTTIGEVLVSLMRGEVVLPYAVEIDQQVIKVFDQVYHRPVMEQAASDRLRFDHRWIISKRPIVMTGGELTLETLDLIYDETSKFYEAPFQMKANGGIFMVDDFGRQRVSPKDLLNRWIVPLEKRVDYLTLHTGKKIEIPFDMLIIFSTNLDPADLVDEAFLRRIRYKIGIEAPTVAQYEEIFKRMCARKNIEYRAESMSQILAIYRTKNIGLRSCHPRDIIEQLIDTARFLGQPPALTSQLVEMACESYFVSLDPSGNPKD, from the coding sequence TTGTACCAACCGCAAACGCAGACACGACCCGCGGCCCCCGCGGGCGCCGCGTCCGCGATGCATCCGGAGATGCCGGCGATCCCGCTGCCACCCGAGCCGCAGACAGTCGAGCAGACCGGACTGACGCTGGGCTTCCTCGCGGACCTCGCGCTGAAGACGCTCTATCTGCGCGGCCAGATGTCCATGGCCGAACTCGCGAGCGCGCTCGGTCTCTCGATCCAGGGCGTGACCGACAAGATCATGGATTTCCTCAAGACCGAGCGTCTGGTGGAGATCCGTGGCGGCGCGGGCATCTCGTCCGCGTCGTACCAGTTCGTCATCGTCGACCGTGGATCGGAGAAGGCGCAGGAAGCGCTCCAGCGCAGCCAATACGTTGGCAAGGCGCCGGTGCCGCTCGCGACCTACATCGCCGCGGTGCAGCGCCAGTCCATCTCGAACATCCACGTCACACCAGAGGACCTCGCGCGCGCGTTCGCGCACATGGTCATCCCGCGCGAGACGCTCGCGCAGCTCGGGCCGGCCGTGAACTCCGGCAAGTCGATCTTTCTGTTCGGCCCTCCCGGCAACGGCAAGACCACGATCGGCGAAGTGCTCGTATCACTCATGCGCGGTGAGGTCGTGCTGCCGTACGCGGTCGAGATCGATCAACAGGTCATCAAGGTCTTCGATCAGGTCTACCACCGTCCGGTCATGGAGCAGGCTGCGTCCGACCGGCTGCGCTTCGACCACCGCTGGATCATCAGCAAGCGTCCCATCGTGATGACCGGCGGCGAGCTCACGCTCGAGACGCTCGACCTCATCTACGACGAGACCTCGAAGTTCTACGAGGCGCCGTTCCAGATGAAGGCGAACGGCGGCATCTTCATGGTCGACGACTTCGGCCGGCAGCGCGTGTCACCCAAGGACCTCCTGAACCGCTGGATCGTCCCCCTCGAGAAGCGCGTCGACTACCTGACGCTGCACACCGGCAAGAAGATCGAGATCCCCTTCGACATGCTCATCATCTTCTCGACGAACCTCGACCCGGCCGACCTCGTCGACGAAGCGTTCCTGCGGCGCATCCGCTACAAGATCGGCATCGAAGCGCCGACGGTCGCGCAGTACGAGGAGATCTTCAAGCGTATGTGCGCGCGGAAGAACATCGAGTACCGCGCCGAGTCGATGTCCCAGATCCTCGCGATCTACCGGACGAAGAACATCGGGCTTCGCTCGTGCCACCCGCGCGACATCATCGAGCAGCTGATCGACACCGCGCGCTTCCTCGGCCAACCGCCGGCGCTCACGTCCCAGCTCGTCGAGATGGCCTGCGAGTCGTACTTCGTCTCGCTCGATCCCAGCGGCAACCCGAAGGACTGA